From Streptomyces sp. TLI_235, a single genomic window includes:
- a CDS encoding phosphotransacetylase: MARSVYVTGIDRGDGRQAVELGVMELLARQVDTVGVFRPLVHAEDGEKGSDHVVELLRSRYRVELPADDLYGLGYEEAAALQAAHGQDELVSVLVDRFRAVERRCQAVLVLGTDFAGTNIPDELAFNARLANEFGAWVLPVVGGQDEDPQAVVAEVRNAHRAYTDLGCSALAMIANRVAPAAKQRILRTLGEKLPVPVYVIPEEPSLSAPTVAQLVEATGAEVLLGDAAGLARDVRSFVFGGAMLPTFLTALTEGALVVTPGDRADLLIGALAAHAAGAPPIAGVLLTLGQHPGANVLALAARLAPGTPVAMVPEGSWLTAAALTHLEGRIGPDGHRKAETALGLFELHVDTVELTKRIELSRSERVTPMMFEHALLERARAERRHIVLPEGTEERVLRAAEVLLRRNICDLTLLGEPDAVQRRAASLGLELPHPEEAADRARLRIVDPATSPLREGFAELYARARAHKGMTLERALDVVTDVSYFGTLMVQEGIADGMVSGAVHSTAATIRPAFEVIKTAPGAAIVSSVFFMCLADRVLVYGDCAVNPDPDARQLADIAVQSAETAAQFGVEPRVAMLSYSTGTSGSGADVDKVREATAILRRERPDLLVEGPIQYDAAVDPHVAATKLPGSAVAGRATVLVFPDLNTGNNTYKAVQRSAGAVAVGPVLQGLRKPVNDLSRGALVEDIVNTVAITAIQSQRPVEGAEQ; encoded by the coding sequence GTGGCGCGCAGCGTGTACGTGACCGGCATCGACCGGGGGGACGGCCGGCAGGCCGTCGAACTCGGGGTCATGGAACTGCTGGCCCGCCAGGTGGACACGGTCGGCGTCTTCCGGCCGCTGGTGCACGCGGAGGACGGCGAGAAGGGCTCCGACCACGTCGTCGAGCTGCTGCGCTCCCGCTACCGGGTCGAGCTCCCGGCGGACGACCTGTACGGCCTCGGCTACGAGGAGGCGGCCGCCCTGCAGGCCGCGCACGGCCAGGACGAACTGGTGTCGGTGCTGGTCGACCGGTTCCGGGCGGTGGAGCGGCGCTGCCAGGCGGTGCTGGTGCTGGGCACCGACTTCGCGGGCACCAACATCCCGGACGAGCTGGCCTTCAACGCCCGGCTCGCCAACGAGTTCGGCGCCTGGGTGCTGCCGGTGGTCGGCGGCCAGGACGAGGACCCGCAGGCGGTGGTGGCGGAGGTCCGCAACGCCCACCGGGCCTACACCGACCTCGGCTGCTCGGCCCTGGCGATGATCGCCAACCGGGTCGCGCCCGCGGCGAAGCAGCGGATCCTGCGGACGCTCGGCGAGAAGCTTCCGGTGCCGGTGTACGTGATCCCCGAGGAGCCCTCGCTGTCGGCGCCGACCGTGGCACAGCTGGTCGAGGCGACCGGCGCCGAGGTGCTGCTGGGCGACGCCGCCGGTCTGGCCCGGGACGTGCGCTCCTTCGTCTTCGGCGGCGCGATGCTGCCGACCTTCCTCACCGCGCTGACCGAGGGCGCCCTGGTGGTGACCCCGGGCGACCGGGCGGACCTGCTGATCGGTGCACTGGCCGCGCACGCGGCGGGGGCGCCGCCGATCGCCGGGGTGCTGCTCACCCTGGGGCAGCACCCGGGGGCGAACGTGCTGGCGCTGGCGGCCCGGCTGGCGCCCGGGACGCCGGTCGCGATGGTGCCGGAGGGCAGCTGGCTGACCGCGGCCGCGCTCACCCATCTGGAGGGCCGGATCGGCCCGGACGGCCACCGCAAGGCGGAGACCGCCCTCGGCCTGTTCGAACTCCACGTGGACACCGTGGAGTTGACCAAGCGGATCGAGCTGTCGCGGTCCGAGCGGGTGACCCCGATGATGTTCGAGCACGCGCTGCTGGAGCGGGCCCGCGCCGAGCGCCGGCACATCGTGCTGCCGGAGGGCACCGAGGAGCGGGTGCTGCGGGCCGCCGAGGTGCTGCTGCGCCGCAACATCTGCGACCTGACCCTGCTGGGCGAGCCGGACGCGGTGCAGCGGCGGGCGGCCTCGCTGGGTCTGGAGCTGCCGCACCCGGAGGAGGCCGCGGACCGGGCCCGGCTGCGGATCGTCGACCCGGCGACCAGCCCGCTGCGCGAGGGCTTCGCCGAGCTGTACGCGAGGGCGCGGGCGCACAAGGGCATGACCCTGGAGCGCGCCCTGGACGTGGTCACCGACGTGTCGTACTTCGGCACCCTGATGGTGCAGGAGGGCATTGCCGACGGCATGGTGTCCGGCGCGGTGCACTCGACCGCGGCGACCATCCGGCCGGCCTTCGAGGTGATCAAGACCGCGCCGGGTGCGGCGATCGTCTCCTCGGTGTTCTTCATGTGCCTGGCCGACCGGGTGCTGGTGTACGGCGACTGCGCGGTGAACCCGGATCCGGACGCCCGGCAGCTGGCCGACATCGCCGTGCAGTCCGCGGAGACCGCCGCGCAGTTCGGGGTGGAGCCGCGGGTCGCGATGCTGTCGTACTCGACCGGCACCTCGGGTTCGGGCGCGGACGTGGACAAGGTGCGGGAGGCGACCGCGATCCTCCGCCGCGAGCGGCCGGACCTCCTGGTCGAGGGCCCGATCCAGTACGACGCGGCGGTGGACCCGCACGTCGCGGCGACCAAGCTGCCGGGCTCGGCGGTGGCCGGCCGGGCCACCGTGCTGGTCTTCCCGGACCTCAACACCGGCAACAACACCTACAAGGCGGTGCAGCGCTCGGCTGGCGCGGTGGCGGTCGGCCCGGTGCTGCAGGGCCTGCGCAAGCCGGTGAACGACCTGTCCCGCGGCGCGCTCGTCGAGGACATCGTCAACACGGTCGCGATCACCGCCATCCAGTCGCAGCGTCCCGTCGAAGGAGCCGAGCAGTGA
- a CDS encoding acetate kinase, producing MTEGTLVLVLNAGSSSVKYQLIDMLDGSRPAAGLVERIGEANGRLVHTPAAGERRERLRVFADHAEALAAVAEELAADGLGLDSPDLAAIGHRVVHGGQRFAAPTLIDDEVVAEIRRLIPVAPLHNPANIMGIEVARALRPDLPQVAVFDTAFHTTVPEAAARYAIDRKTAEQHRVRRYGFHGTSHQYVSRAAARLLGRDPVELNVIVLHLGNGASASAVTGGVCVETSMGLTPLEGLVMGTRSGDADPGLVFHLHRVGGLTIDEIDDLLNRRSGLIGLCGDNDMREVLRRAEEGDEDAQLAFDVYVHRLRKYIGAYYAVLGRVDAVVFTAGVGENAAPVRAAACAGLSALGIEVDPALNAVRSGAARVISPEHARVTVAVVPTDEELEIARQAFALVHDDI from the coding sequence GTGACCGAAGGAACGCTGGTCCTCGTCCTGAACGCGGGGTCCTCCTCCGTGAAGTACCAGCTCATCGACATGCTGGACGGCTCCCGTCCGGCCGCCGGGCTGGTGGAGCGGATCGGCGAGGCGAACGGGCGGCTGGTGCACACGCCGGCCGCCGGGGAGCGGCGCGAGCGGCTGCGGGTGTTCGCCGACCACGCCGAGGCGCTCGCCGCGGTCGCGGAGGAGCTCGCCGCGGACGGCCTGGGGCTGGACTCCCCTGACCTGGCCGCGATCGGCCACCGGGTGGTGCACGGCGGTCAGCGGTTCGCGGCGCCGACGCTGATCGACGACGAGGTGGTGGCGGAGATCCGCCGGCTGATCCCGGTGGCGCCGCTGCACAACCCGGCGAACATCATGGGCATCGAGGTGGCCCGCGCGCTCCGGCCGGACCTGCCGCAGGTCGCCGTCTTCGACACCGCCTTCCACACCACGGTGCCGGAGGCCGCCGCCCGGTACGCGATCGACCGGAAGACGGCCGAGCAGCACCGGGTGCGGCGGTACGGCTTCCACGGCACCTCGCACCAGTACGTCTCCCGGGCGGCGGCCCGGCTGCTCGGCCGCGACCCGGTGGAGCTGAACGTGATCGTGCTGCACCTCGGCAACGGGGCCTCGGCCTCGGCGGTGACCGGCGGGGTCTGCGTGGAGACGTCGATGGGCCTGACCCCGCTGGAGGGCCTGGTCATGGGCACCCGCTCGGGCGACGCGGATCCGGGCCTGGTCTTCCACCTGCACCGGGTGGGCGGCCTGACGATCGATGAGATCGACGACCTGCTGAACCGTCGCAGCGGTCTGATCGGGCTGTGCGGGGACAACGACATGCGCGAGGTGCTGCGCCGGGCCGAGGAGGGCGACGAGGACGCGCAGCTCGCCTTCGACGTGTACGTGCACCGGCTGCGCAAGTACATCGGGGCGTACTACGCGGTGCTGGGGCGGGTGGACGCGGTGGTGTTCACCGCCGGGGTGGGCGAGAACGCGGCGCCCGTCCGGGCGGCGGCCTGCGCGGGGCTGTCGGCGCTGGGCATCGAGGTGGACCCGGCGCTGAACGCGGTCCGCTCGGGTGCGGCGCGGGTGATCTCGCCGGAGCACGCGCGGGTGACGGTGGCGGTGGTGCCCACCGACGAGGAGCTGGAGATCGCCCGCCAGGCCTTCGCGCTGGTGCACGACGACATTTGA
- a CDS encoding pyruvate kinase codes for MRRAKIVCTLGPATDSYEQLKAIVEAGMNVARLNMSHGSHAEHEERYRKVRQVSEDTGRTIGVLADLQGPKIRLATFANGPVTVDNGDTFTITTEDVPGDQHICGTTYKGLPGDVKPGDPILINDGVIALEVVSVDGPRVKTVVVEGGVLSNNKGINLPGAAVNVPALSEKDKDDLRFALQLGVDMVALSFVRNAADIDDVHKVMDEIGIRVPVIAKIEKPQAVEAMEEIVLAFDAIMVARGDLAVEYPLERVPLVQKQLITLARRNAKPVIVATQMMESMIHASRPTRAEVSDVANAILDGTDAVMLSAESSVGKYPVETVRTMSRIAEKAEEELLSQGLQPLNPGRKPRTQGGSIARAACELGDFLNGKALVAFTKSGDTARRLSRYRSPIPVIAFTPDAATRNQLSLSWGVEAYVTEQVETTDEMVQQVDRELLRLNRLAGGDTVIVTAGSPPGVPGNTNMVQVHHLGSRDGH; via the coding sequence ATGCGCCGAGCGAAAATTGTCTGCACCCTGGGTCCGGCGACGGACTCCTACGAACAGCTGAAGGCCATCGTCGAAGCGGGCATGAACGTCGCCCGACTCAACATGAGCCACGGCTCCCACGCGGAGCACGAGGAGCGGTACCGCAAGGTCCGCCAGGTGTCCGAGGACACCGGCCGCACCATCGGTGTGCTGGCCGACCTGCAGGGCCCGAAGATCCGGCTGGCCACCTTCGCCAACGGACCGGTGACCGTCGACAACGGCGACACCTTCACGATCACCACCGAGGATGTGCCCGGGGACCAGCACATCTGCGGCACCACCTACAAGGGCCTGCCCGGCGACGTGAAGCCCGGCGACCCGATCCTGATCAACGACGGCGTCATCGCCCTGGAGGTCGTCAGCGTCGACGGCCCGCGGGTGAAGACCGTGGTGGTCGAGGGCGGCGTGCTCTCGAACAACAAGGGCATCAACCTGCCCGGCGCGGCCGTCAACGTGCCCGCCCTCTCCGAGAAGGACAAGGACGACCTGCGGTTCGCCCTCCAGCTGGGCGTCGACATGGTCGCGCTGTCCTTCGTGCGCAACGCGGCCGACATCGACGACGTCCACAAGGTGATGGACGAGATCGGCATCCGCGTCCCGGTCATCGCGAAGATCGAGAAGCCGCAGGCCGTCGAGGCCATGGAGGAGATCGTCCTCGCCTTCGACGCGATCATGGTGGCCCGCGGCGACCTGGCCGTCGAGTACCCGCTGGAGCGGGTGCCGCTGGTGCAGAAGCAGCTGATCACCCTGGCCCGCCGCAACGCCAAGCCGGTGATCGTCGCCACCCAGATGATGGAGTCGATGATCCACGCATCGCGGCCGACCCGCGCCGAGGTGTCCGACGTCGCCAACGCCATCCTGGACGGCACCGACGCGGTCATGCTGTCCGCGGAGTCCAGCGTCGGCAAGTACCCGGTCGAGACGGTCAGGACCATGAGCCGGATCGCCGAGAAGGCCGAGGAGGAACTGCTCTCGCAGGGCCTCCAGCCGCTGAACCCGGGCCGCAAGCCGCGCACCCAGGGCGGCTCGATCGCCCGTGCCGCGTGCGAGCTCGGCGACTTCCTGAACGGCAAGGCCCTGGTCGCGTTCACCAAGTCCGGTGACACCGCCCGCCGCCTGTCCCGCTACCGCTCGCCGATCCCGGTGATCGCGTTCACCCCGGACGCCGCCACCCGCAACCAGCTCTCGCTCAGCTGGGGCGTCGAGGCGTACGTGACCGAGCAGGTCGAGACCACCGACGAGATGGTGCAGCAGGTCGACCGCGAGCTGCTGCGCCTGAACCGCCTCGCCGGGGGCGACACCGTGATCGTCACCGCCGGTTCGCCCCCCGGCGTCCCCGGCAACACCAACATGGTCCAGGTCCACCACCTGGGCAGCCGCGACGGCCACTGA
- a CDS encoding thioredoxin has translation MQSRNSRLNSAALRGAVDLAAVKAAGEAAQKAEQARAERARQAAAGGDTAPAPYQLVLDVTEDTFETEVVQRSTEVPVVVDFWAEWCGPCKQLSPILERLAEEYAGRIVLAKIDVDANQLIAQQFGIQGIPAVMAVVAGQLVPLFQGAENEANVRKILDQLIAVAEQRFGITGLAEGAAGGEGAAQAPRVPSDPALEAAHDALDRGDLGGAVQAYRNVLVDQPGNTEARLGLAQAQLLQRVEGMDAQQVRAAAAGAPKDVEAQLRAADLDLVGGHVEDAFGRLVDTVGRTAGEDRDTARLRLLELFEVIGPDDPRVVAARGALARVLF, from the coding sequence ATGCAGTCACGGAATTCGCGTCTCAACAGCGCCGCCCTGCGCGGAGCGGTCGACCTCGCCGCGGTCAAGGCGGCCGGCGAGGCGGCCCAGAAGGCCGAGCAGGCCCGGGCCGAGCGGGCCCGCCAGGCCGCGGCCGGCGGCGACACCGCACCCGCGCCCTACCAGTTGGTCCTCGACGTCACCGAGGACACCTTCGAGACCGAGGTCGTGCAGCGCTCGACCGAGGTCCCCGTGGTGGTCGACTTCTGGGCCGAGTGGTGCGGCCCGTGCAAGCAGCTCAGTCCGATCCTGGAGCGCCTGGCCGAGGAGTACGCCGGCCGGATCGTGCTCGCCAAGATCGATGTCGACGCCAACCAGCTGATCGCCCAGCAGTTCGGCATCCAGGGCATCCCGGCCGTGATGGCGGTGGTGGCGGGCCAGCTCGTCCCGCTGTTCCAGGGCGCCGAGAACGAGGCCAACGTCCGCAAGATCCTGGACCAGCTGATCGCCGTCGCCGAGCAGCGCTTCGGCATCACCGGCCTGGCCGAGGGCGCGGCCGGCGGCGAGGGCGCGGCCCAGGCCCCGCGGGTGCCGTCCGACCCGGCGCTGGAGGCCGCGCACGACGCGCTGGACCGCGGCGACCTGGGCGGCGCCGTCCAGGCGTACCGGAACGTGCTGGTCGACCAGCCCGGCAACACCGAGGCCAGGCTGGGCCTGGCCCAGGCCCAGCTGCTGCAGCGGGTCGAGGGCATGGACGCCCAGCAGGTGCGGGCGGCGGCCGCCGGCGCCCCGAAGGACGTCGAGGCGCAGCTGCGCGCGGCCGACCTGGACCTGGTGGGCGGGCATGTCGAGGACGCCTTCGGGCGGCTGGTCGACACCGTCGGCCGGACGGCAGGCGAGGACCGGGACACCGCCCGGTTGCGGCTGCTGGAGCTCTTCGAGGTGATCGGCCCGGACGATCCGCGGGTCGTCGCGGCGCGCGGCGCGCTGGCCCGGGTGCTGTTCTGA
- a CDS encoding TetR family transcriptional regulator, protein MAPTTQQPAAPDGTALPRGKGRPRSAAADRAILDATREALAELGWGGLTMGDVATRAGVAKTTLYRRWPSKNELVVDAVASLFDELEMADLGSLRADIAATVAQFADLLARPESQAALMALFAEGSRDPLLRRRIRERIVDPQKHLVRTGRANAQARGELRSDQDEASACEEIDLVFDMIAGAVEHRLLVAGEPITPRWLDRFTTLMLSALVGLDG, encoded by the coding sequence GTGGCCCCCACCACCCAGCAGCCGGCTGCTCCGGACGGAACCGCCCTCCCCCGCGGCAAGGGCCGTCCCCGCAGCGCTGCCGCCGACCGGGCGATCCTCGATGCGACCCGCGAAGCCCTCGCCGAACTCGGCTGGGGCGGCCTGACCATGGGCGACGTCGCCACCCGCGCAGGCGTCGCCAAGACCACCCTCTACCGGCGCTGGCCGTCCAAGAACGAACTCGTCGTGGATGCCGTCGCCAGCCTCTTCGACGAACTGGAGATGGCCGACCTGGGCAGCCTGCGGGCGGACATCGCCGCGACCGTCGCCCAGTTCGCCGACCTGCTCGCCCGGCCCGAGTCGCAGGCCGCCCTGATGGCGCTCTTCGCCGAGGGCAGCCGGGACCCGCTGCTGCGGCGGCGCATCCGGGAGCGGATCGTCGACCCGCAGAAGCACCTGGTGCGGACCGGGCGGGCCAACGCCCAGGCCCGCGGGGAGCTCCGCTCGGACCAGGACGAGGCCTCGGCCTGCGAGGAGATCGACCTCGTCTTCGACATGATCGCGGGCGCCGTCGAACACCGCCTCCTGGTCGCCGGCGAGCCCATCACCCCGCGCTGGCTCGACCGCTTCACCACGCTCATGCTCAGCGCACTCGTCGGCCTCGACGGCTGA
- a CDS encoding methylmalonyl-CoA mutase /isobutyryl-CoA mutase large subunit, whose protein sequence is MDAEEIEAGRLRWQQRYDKARKRDADFTTLSGDEVEPVYGPPAGQPVEGFERIGWPGEYPYTRGLHATGYRGRTWTIRQFAGFGNAQQTNERYRMILEAGGGGLSVAFDMPTLMGYDSDDAKSLGEVGHCGVAIDSAADMDVLFDSIPLGDVTTSMTISGPAVPIFCMYLVAAERQGVDPAVLNGTLQTDIFKEYIAQKEWLFAPEPHLRLIGDLMEYCAQGIPAYKPLSVSGYHIREAGATAAQELAYTLADGFAYVELGLSRGLDVDVFAPGLSFFFDAHLDFFEEIAKFRAARRIWARWMRDRFGAKTDKAQWLRFHTQTAGVSLTAQQPYNNVVRTAVEALSAVLGGTNSLHTNALDETLALPSAQAAEIALRTQQVLMEETGVANVADPLGGSWYVEALTDRIEAQAEAIFQRILDKGNEAHEIGPITSGILRGIEEGWFTGEIAEAAFQYQRSLEKDEKRVVGVNCHPKSVTPELEILRVSHEVEREQVRVLAARKAARDEAAVKAGLEAMLAAARSGENMIPPMLQAVRAEATLGEICNALRDEWGIYRETAAF, encoded by the coding sequence ATGGACGCCGAGGAGATCGAGGCCGGCCGCCTGCGCTGGCAGCAGCGGTACGACAAGGCCCGCAAGCGCGACGCCGACTTCACCACCCTGTCCGGTGACGAGGTCGAGCCCGTCTACGGCCCGCCCGCCGGTCAGCCCGTCGAGGGCTTCGAACGGATCGGCTGGCCCGGCGAGTACCCCTACACCCGCGGCCTGCACGCCACCGGCTACCGCGGCCGCACCTGGACCATCCGCCAGTTCGCCGGCTTCGGCAACGCCCAGCAGACCAACGAGCGCTACCGGATGATCCTGGAGGCCGGCGGCGGCGGCCTCTCCGTCGCCTTCGACATGCCGACCCTCATGGGCTACGACTCCGACGACGCCAAGTCGCTCGGCGAGGTCGGCCACTGCGGCGTCGCCATCGACTCCGCCGCCGACATGGACGTCCTCTTCGACAGCATCCCGCTCGGCGACGTCACGACCTCGATGACGATCAGCGGCCCGGCCGTCCCGATCTTCTGCATGTACCTCGTCGCCGCCGAGCGCCAGGGCGTCGACCCCGCCGTGCTCAACGGCACCCTGCAGACGGACATCTTCAAGGAGTACATCGCGCAGAAGGAGTGGCTCTTCGCCCCCGAGCCGCACCTGCGCCTGATCGGCGACCTGATGGAGTACTGCGCGCAGGGCATCCCCGCCTACAAGCCGCTCTCCGTCTCCGGCTACCACATCCGCGAGGCCGGGGCCACGGCCGCCCAGGAGCTGGCCTACACCCTCGCCGACGGCTTCGCGTACGTCGAGCTCGGCCTCTCCCGCGGCCTGGACGTGGACGTCTTCGCCCCCGGCCTGTCCTTCTTCTTCGACGCCCACCTCGACTTCTTCGAGGAGATCGCCAAGTTCCGCGCCGCCCGCCGCATCTGGGCCCGCTGGATGCGCGACCGCTTCGGCGCCAAGACCGACAAGGCCCAGTGGCTGCGCTTCCACACCCAGACCGCCGGCGTCTCGCTCACCGCCCAGCAGCCCTACAACAACGTGGTGCGCACCGCCGTCGAGGCGCTCTCCGCCGTCCTCGGCGGCACCAACTCCCTGCACACCAACGCCCTCGACGAGACCCTCGCGCTGCCCTCCGCGCAGGCGGCGGAGATCGCCCTGCGGACCCAGCAGGTGCTGATGGAGGAGACCGGCGTCGCCAACGTCGCCGACCCGCTCGGCGGCTCCTGGTACGTGGAGGCGCTCACCGACCGGATCGAGGCCCAGGCCGAGGCGATCTTCCAGCGGATCCTCGACAAGGGCAACGAGGCCCACGAGATCGGCCCGATCACCTCCGGCATCCTGCGGGGCATCGAGGAGGGCTGGTTCACCGGCGAGATCGCCGAGGCCGCCTTCCAGTACCAGCGGTCCCTGGAGAAGGACGAGAAGCGGGTCGTCGGCGTCAACTGCCACCCGAAGTCCGTCACCCCTGAACTGGAGATCCTGCGGGTCAGCCACGAGGTGGAGCGGGAGCAGGTGCGGGTGCTCGCGGCGCGGAAGGCGGCGCGGGACGAGGCCGCCGTCAAGGCCGGCCTGGAGGCCATGCTGGCCGCCGCCCGCTCCGGCGAGAACATGATCCCGCCGATGCTGCAGGCCGTCCGCGCCGAGGCGACCCTCGGTGAGATCTGCAACGCCCTGCGCGACGAGTGGGGCATCTACCGCGAGACCGCGGCCTTCTAG
- a CDS encoding integral membrane protein: MKQSVLTRYRALAYITGVLLILLTAGVIAKYVLDISGASGFTSAVGIAHGWLYVVYLVLAFDLGTKAKWPMGRLAWVLLAGTIPTAVFFVERKVSRDVAPLIEAPEPVSV; encoded by the coding sequence ATGAAGCAGAGCGTGCTGACCCGATACCGGGCGCTGGCGTACATCACCGGCGTCCTGCTGATCCTGCTGACCGCCGGCGTGATCGCCAAGTACGTGCTGGACATCTCGGGCGCGAGCGGCTTCACCAGCGCCGTCGGCATCGCGCACGGCTGGCTGTACGTGGTCTACCTGGTGCTCGCCTTCGACCTGGGCACCAAGGCGAAGTGGCCGATGGGCAGGCTCGCCTGGGTGCTGCTGGCCGGCACGATCCCGACCGCCGTCTTCTTCGTGGAGCGCAAGGTCTCCCGCGACGTCGCCCCGCTGATCGAGGCCCCGGAGCCGGTCTCCGTGTGA
- a CDS encoding DNA-binding MarR family transcriptional regulator, which yields MPKPLALDFDPIARADELWTRRWGAVPSMAAITSVMRAHQILLSRVDAVVKPYGLTFARYEALVLLTFSRTGQLPLSKIGERLMVHPTSVTNTVDRLERDGLVARRPNPADGRGVLAAITDRGREVVEQATRELMAIDFGLEGYDADHCQQVFDLFRPLRVAAGDFAPPGEGGGA from the coding sequence GTGCCCAAGCCCCTCGCCCTCGACTTCGACCCGATCGCCCGCGCCGACGAACTGTGGACCCGCCGTTGGGGCGCCGTCCCGTCCATGGCGGCGATCACCTCGGTGATGCGCGCCCACCAGATCCTGCTGTCCCGGGTGGACGCCGTGGTGAAGCCCTACGGCCTCACGTTCGCCCGGTACGAGGCCCTGGTGCTGCTCACCTTCAGCCGGACCGGCCAGCTGCCGCTCTCCAAGATCGGCGAGCGGCTCATGGTGCACCCCACGAGCGTCACCAACACCGTCGACCGCCTGGAGCGGGACGGCCTGGTCGCCCGTCGGCCCAACCCCGCCGACGGCCGCGGCGTCCTCGCCGCGATCACCGACCGCGGCCGCGAGGTGGTCGAGCAGGCCACCCGCGAACTCATGGCCATCGACTTCGGCCTGGAGGGCTACGACGCCGACCACTGCCAGCAGGTGTTCGACCTGTTCCGCCCGCTGCGGGTGGCGGCCGGCGACTTCGCCCCGCCCGGCGAGGGCGGCGGGGCCTGA
- a CDS encoding griselysin, giving the protein MKRKLTVGAVLSASAVLASAIQVSAGIAQASPAPVAHVAPGQQRAALIAQAGTEAPAAARALGLSGQEQLVVKDAVVDADGTRHVRYERTFAGLPVLGGDLVVHQDAKGSVKSVDRAVQGSVAPASLTPKLSAAQAAAKAHGAVAATVGVAKDADEAALTSVAAPANGKLVVWAASGKPRLAYQTTVEGLRADGTPSRQLLVTDAASGEVLSSHEQVQTANAAGTGQGVFVGSVALTTNYTGSTYQLKDATRGGQYTTTLNNKTNGSGTLLTDADNAWGTGLVSSSQSAAVDAQYGAAATWDFYKNTFGRLGIKNNGVGAYSRVHYGRNYVNAFWDDSCFCMTYGDGASNTHPLTELDVAGHEMSHGVTANTAGLNYSGESGGLNEATSDIFGTGVEFYANLASDKPDYLIGELININGDGTPLRYMDKPSKDGGSADSWSSGVGSLDVHYSSGVGNHFFYLLAEGSGAKTINGVSYNSPTSNGSTVTGIGRDKALQVWYRALSVYMTSTTNYKGARTATLNAATDLYGATSTEYAQVAAAWAAVNVN; this is encoded by the coding sequence GTGAAGCGAAAGCTGACAGTCGGAGCCGTTCTCTCTGCGTCGGCGGTCCTCGCCAGTGCCATCCAGGTCAGCGCCGGTATCGCGCAGGCCTCGCCGGCCCCGGTCGCCCATGTCGCACCCGGCCAGCAGCGCGCCGCGCTCATCGCGCAGGCCGGCACCGAGGCCCCCGCCGCGGCCCGCGCCCTCGGCCTCTCCGGCCAGGAGCAGCTCGTCGTCAAGGACGCGGTCGTCGACGCCGACGGCACCCGGCACGTGCGCTACGAGCGCACCTTCGCCGGCCTGCCCGTCCTCGGCGGCGACCTGGTCGTCCACCAGGACGCCAAGGGCTCGGTGAAGTCCGTCGACCGCGCCGTCCAGGGCTCCGTCGCCCCCGCCTCGCTCACCCCGAAGCTCTCCGCCGCCCAGGCCGCCGCCAAGGCGCACGGCGCGGTGGCCGCCACCGTCGGTGTCGCGAAGGACGCCGACGAGGCCGCGCTGACCTCGGTCGCGGCGCCCGCGAACGGCAAGCTCGTCGTCTGGGCCGCCTCCGGCAAGCCCCGCCTCGCTTATCAGACCACGGTCGAGGGCCTGCGCGCCGACGGCACCCCGAGCCGCCAGCTGCTGGTCACCGACGCCGCGAGCGGCGAGGTCCTGTCCAGCCACGAGCAGGTGCAGACCGCCAACGCGGCCGGCACCGGCCAGGGCGTGTTCGTCGGCTCCGTGGCGCTGACCACCAACTACACGGGCTCGACCTACCAGCTGAAGGACGCCACCCGCGGCGGCCAGTACACGACCACGCTGAACAACAAGACCAACGGCTCCGGCACCCTGCTGACCGACGCGGACAACGCGTGGGGCACCGGCCTGGTCTCCAGCAGCCAGTCCGCCGCCGTGGACGCCCAGTACGGCGCCGCCGCCACCTGGGACTTCTACAAGAACACCTTCGGCCGCCTCGGCATCAAGAACAACGGCGTCGGCGCCTACAGCCGGGTCCACTACGGCCGGAACTACGTCAACGCGTTCTGGGACGACTCCTGCTTCTGCATGACGTACGGCGACGGTGCGAGCAACACCCACCCGCTGACCGAGCTGGACGTGGCCGGCCACGAGATGAGCCACGGCGTCACCGCCAACACCGCCGGCCTGAACTACTCGGGCGAGTCCGGCGGCCTCAACGAGGCCACCTCGGACATCTTCGGCACCGGCGTGGAGTTCTACGCCAACCTCGCCTCCGACAAGCCGGACTACCTCATCGGCGAGCTCATCAACATCAACGGCGACGGCACCCCGCTGCGCTACATGGACAAGCCCTCCAAGGACGGCGGCTCCGCCGACTCCTGGTCCTCGGGCGTGGGCAGCCTCGACGTCCACTACTCCTCCGGCGTCGGCAACCACTTCTTCTACCTGCTGGCCGAGGGCAGCGGCGCGAAGACCATCAACGGCGTCAGCTACAACAGCCCGACCTCCAACGGCTCCACCGTCACCGGCATCGGCCGCGACAAGGCGCTGCAGGTCTGGTACCGGGCGCTGAGCGTCTACATGACCTCCACCACCAACTACAAGGGCGCGCGCACCGCGACCCTGAACGCCGCCACCGACCTGTACGGCGCCACCTCCACCGAGTACGCCCAGGTTGCCGCTGCCTGGGCCGCGGTGAACGTCAACTGA